One stretch of Arthrobacter polaris DNA includes these proteins:
- a CDS encoding carboxymuconolactone decarboxylase family protein: MPWIETISFDAATDKLKQLYARITGPGGNVDNIMMMHSLRPHTMEGHMALYKMXLHHRDNTTPKWFLETLGVWVSALNKCTYCVEHHFAGMKRLVRDDARSQAIRNAIETGDPYAAPLDPAQQAAMVYARKLTLSXADMVQADVQSLRDAGWDDGGILEINQVTAYFAYANRTVLGLGCSTQGDIIGLSPNNSANSDDWGHN, from the coding sequence ATGCCCTGGATTGAAACTATCTCCTTCGATGCCGCAACTGACAAGCTCAAACAGCTCTACGCCCGCATCACCGGCCCCGGCGGCAACGTGGACAATATTATGATGATGCACTCTCTGCGCCCCCATACGATGGAAGGGCACATGGCGCTCTACAAAATGNTGCTGCATCACCGGGATAATACGACGCCGAAGTGGTTTCTGGAGACTCTCGGCGTATGGGTTTCGGCGTTGAACAAATGCACTTACTGCGTTGAACACCATTTCGCAGGGATGAAGCGCCTGGTGCGGGACGACGCACGGTCACAGGCAATCCGGAACGCGATCGAGACTGGAGATCCCTACGCAGCACCGCTCGATCCAGCGCAACAAGCAGCCATGGTTTATGCACGCAAGCTAACCCTCTCCNCCGCCGACATGGTTCAGGCGGATGTTCAGTCGTTGCGCGATGCAGGCTGGGACGACGGCGGAATTTTAGAGATCAATCAGGTCACGGCCTACTTTGCTTACGCCAACCGTACTGTTCTGGGACTGGGCTGTTCAACACAAGGCGATATC